DNA sequence from the Prolixibacter sp. SD074 genome:
GGTTGATTTTATCGTCAGGGGTGAAGCAGAGGAGATAATTCTCAACCTGATAACTACACTCTCAAACAAAGGCGACTTGCTCCAGGTTCAGGGGATTTCTTTTATGAACCATGGAGTTTATCAAAAAAACCCCGATGCAGCCCCACCAAGAGATTTAGACAAAATGCCATTTCCGGCAAGGGACTTATTGAATATGGAGGCATATAAAAATAAAATGAATGGAATGCCCTTCACAAACCTGATTACAAGCAGGGGCTGCCCTTTTAATTGCTATTTCTGCTCGTCATCTAAATTCGGTGGGCTCAAATGGCGGGCGCGCAGCGCCAAATCCATTGTTGACGAAATCGAACAGCTTTATCACACGTATGGATTTAAAGCCTTCTCTTTTATGGATGACAATTTTACTTTTAAACCCAAAAGAATATTTGAATTTGCAGATGAGCTTGAAAGAAGAGGCCTAAATGATATCTATTGGTGGTGCTTTTCCAGGGTGGATATCCTGGTTAAAAACGAAGCCATGGTGAAAAGAATGGCAGAAGTAGGTGCTTACATGGTTTTTTTAGGCCTTGAAAGTAACAATGAAACCCTGCTGGAGACCTATAACAAACACATTGGAAATAACCAGCAACAACAAGCCATTGAACTTTTGAGAAAATATGGCATCAAAATTCACGGAAGCTATATCATGGGCGATATCAAAGAAACCATTCCCATGGTCAACCAAACTATTAACTGGGCCCGA
Encoded proteins:
- a CDS encoding B12-binding domain-containing radical SAM protein; the encoded protein is MNIILINPKGSNFYAKMGATIPPLGLAYIAAVLRQNGHYIKLIDLGVEKGMPSQDYLKFFDVVGISADTPSYPEALSIARVAKSIDKTVIMGGYHVTFLDKEALNTGLVDFIVRGEAEEIILNLITTLSNKGDLLQVQGISFMNHGVYQKNPDAAPPRDLDKMPFPARDLLNMEAYKNKMNGMPFTNLITSRGCPFNCYFCSSSKFGGLKWRARSAKSIVDEIEQLYHTYGFKAFSFMDDNFTFKPKRIFEFADELERRGLNDIYWWCFSRVDILVKNEAMVKRMAEVGAYMVFLGLESNNETLLETYNKHIGNNQQQQAIELLRKYGIKIHGSYIMGDIKETIPMVNQTINWARSVNAKTTQFSILTPYPGTALYNDIEKENRFLHKDWELYDALHPVIKLDNISPKQLGKLLIRAYQKVYLNPARILGRATKKNSNENQKASKNKLSFIEKLKTVVIAFTFMFTLRQQAVKNHGNNYAQ